In one window of Haloterrigena salifodinae DNA:
- a CDS encoding DUF4385 domain-containing protein yields MTDESPEYDVDFRDRPEQYEIGRGEQGVFKVEPYKSELLPLWSYRDADAARESAPSIYEQYERYRKNDDFPGMDMARKYLQMGYTRAMRYAKYPGGRKYDGNGDEREPQRWADREKRAAALVFERYWERVREDDAYQRAKDAHRERR; encoded by the coding sequence GTGACCGACGAGAGCCCCGAATACGACGTCGACTTCCGTGACCGGCCAGAGCAGTACGAGATCGGTCGCGGCGAGCAAGGCGTGTTCAAGGTCGAACCGTATAAGAGCGAACTTCTCCCGCTGTGGTCGTATCGGGACGCGGATGCCGCCCGCGAGTCCGCGCCGTCGATTTACGAGCAGTACGAACGGTACCGCAAGAACGACGACTTCCCGGGGATGGATATGGCCCGAAAGTACCTCCAGATGGGTTACACGCGAGCGATGCGCTACGCGAAGTATCCGGGTGGACGGAAGTACGACGGTAACGGTGACGAACGCGAGCCACAGCGCTGGGCCGACCGCGAGAAACGCGCCGCCGCGCTCGTCTTCGAGCGGTACTGGGAGCGCGTCCGTGAAGACGACGCGTATCAGCGGGCGAAAGACGCCCATCGCGAGCGACGGTGA
- a CDS encoding lipoyl protein ligase domain-containing protein, whose protein sequence is MRVLRGRAATIETDREISRRLLSLAADGEPAVRVWAPHRQVAFGRRDRRLEGYDCACERARAREFPPVERDVGGRAVAYDGETALAFARAEPVADFRCGTDDRYERATAAVEDALRSLEGSLDPVRGEPDDSFCPGTHSLSLPGVNDEPRKVVGIAQRVRQDAAVVAGIVLVANRDQLAAILESVYGALEVPFDPDTVGTVASASGPSDSAVVRAALEDALIGDAATVAIESVAASE, encoded by the coding sequence ATGCGAGTGCTTCGCGGCCGCGCGGCGACGATCGAGACCGACCGCGAGATCAGCCGACGGCTCCTCTCGCTGGCCGCCGACGGCGAGCCCGCGGTGCGCGTCTGGGCGCCCCACCGACAGGTCGCCTTTGGCCGCCGGGACCGGCGGCTCGAGGGGTACGACTGCGCCTGCGAGCGGGCTCGAGCGCGCGAGTTCCCGCCGGTCGAGCGCGACGTCGGCGGTCGGGCGGTCGCCTACGACGGCGAGACGGCGCTCGCCTTCGCCCGCGCGGAACCGGTCGCGGACTTCCGGTGCGGGACCGACGATCGGTACGAACGCGCGACGGCGGCCGTTGAGGACGCGCTCAGATCGCTCGAGGGCAGTCTCGATCCCGTTCGCGGCGAGCCCGACGACTCCTTCTGTCCCGGAACGCACTCGCTGTCGCTCCCTGGTGTGAACGACGAGCCGCGAAAGGTCGTCGGCATCGCCCAGCGCGTCCGGCAGGACGCTGCCGTCGTCGCCGGCATCGTCCTCGTCGCGAATCGAGACCAGCTCGCGGCCATTCTCGAGTCGGTCTACGGCGCGCTCGAGGTCCCGTTCGATCCCGACACGGTCGGCACCGTCGCGTCGGCGAGCGGCCCGTCGGACTCCGCCGTCGTCCGCGCGGCGCTCGAGGACGCGCTGATCGGCGACGCGGCGACCGTCGCGATCGAGTCGGTCGCGGCGAGCGAGTGA
- a CDS encoding serpin family protein, protein MTADRRRVLTLTGTLLAGAAGCLGDSADRENPANGDENGDEAGPLFADRDAPDFPRLDLTTDPDLESDRIAEQIRGNVAVSFDVLAQLREATPDENLFFSPYSVSVALAMTYAGARSETAAEMADALRYDLEGEALHAAFGALEGEFEQRNEDGEGDGSEGDDLGFQLSSANAVWRDEGYAFDDEYVALLEAYYEAGDHLADFSGSPEAAREEINAWVEERTNDRIEDLLPAGSIDQSTRLVLTNAVYFLAAWEHDFDPADTEPATFTGLDGSETEVGMMHQSQELRYAEIDGHQLVELPYANGDTSMIVVLPAEGEFESFEESFGVDELAIMLEETSQPEIDLALPKFGIESKFSLVETMRELGMERAFDGGSADFSGMVEDAESDLFIDDIIHQSFVEVDEEGTEAAAATVVAVEVTAVPDRVEMTVDRPFLFYVRDRPTETPLFVGRVVDGEQLQGD, encoded by the coding sequence ATGACCGCTGACAGGCGACGCGTGCTGACCCTGACCGGCACCCTCCTCGCCGGCGCCGCGGGCTGTCTCGGCGATTCGGCCGACAGGGAGAATCCCGCGAACGGCGACGAAAACGGCGATGAGGCCGGCCCTCTCTTCGCGGACCGCGACGCCCCCGACTTTCCCCGCCTGGATCTCACCACCGATCCCGACCTCGAGTCCGACCGCATCGCCGAACAGATCCGCGGGAACGTCGCCGTCTCGTTCGATGTCCTCGCACAGCTTCGCGAGGCGACGCCCGACGAGAACCTGTTTTTCTCGCCGTACAGCGTCTCGGTCGCGCTGGCGATGACCTACGCGGGAGCCCGCAGCGAGACCGCCGCGGAGATGGCCGACGCCCTGCGCTACGACCTCGAGGGCGAGGCGCTCCACGCCGCCTTCGGCGCCCTCGAGGGCGAGTTCGAGCAACGGAATGAGGACGGCGAGGGAGACGGAAGCGAGGGCGACGATCTCGGATTCCAGCTCTCGAGCGCCAACGCCGTCTGGCGCGACGAAGGCTACGCGTTCGACGACGAGTACGTCGCGTTACTCGAGGCCTACTACGAGGCCGGCGACCATCTCGCCGACTTCTCGGGGAGTCCCGAGGCGGCCCGGGAGGAGATCAACGCCTGGGTCGAAGAGCGAACGAACGATCGGATCGAGGATCTGCTGCCGGCCGGGTCGATCGATCAGTCGACCCGGCTCGTCCTCACGAACGCCGTCTACTTCCTGGCCGCCTGGGAGCACGACTTCGATCCCGCCGACACGGAGCCGGCGACGTTCACCGGCCTCGACGGCAGCGAGACCGAGGTCGGGATGATGCACCAGTCGCAGGAACTGCGCTACGCCGAAATCGACGGCCACCAGCTCGTGGAACTCCCTTACGCCAACGGCGACACGAGCATGATCGTCGTCCTCCCCGCCGAGGGCGAGTTCGAATCCTTCGAAGAGTCGTTCGGCGTCGACGAGCTGGCGATCATGCTCGAGGAGACGTCCCAGCCGGAGATCGACCTCGCGCTCCCGAAGTTCGGTATCGAGTCGAAGTTCAGCCTCGTCGAGACCATGCGGGAACTGGGGATGGAGCGGGCCTTCGACGGCGGCAGCGCTGACTTCAGCGGCATGGTCGAGGACGCCGAATCGGATCTGTTCATCGACGACATCATCCACCAGAGCTTCGTCGAGGTCGACGAGGAGGGGACCGAAGCGGCGGCCGCGACGGTCGTCGCCGTAGAGGTCACCGCCGTACCAGACCGCGTCGAGATGACCGTCGATCGCCCGTTCCTCTTCTACGTCCGCGATCGGCCGACCGAGACGCCGCTGTTCGTCGGGCGCGTCGTCGACGGTGAACAGCTGCAGGGTGACTAG
- a CDS encoding DUF7529 family protein, producing MTTTDDASRWTELLEDAAAIAEEFRDNGWDAVVLEPEAVAPIDCEERTGFDVGVSDEEYDLVESLIDGGDVTVTAADVYYRPPESGDEGRIALVVERDENTETAVFVPLRYDLEDEATRSVFETALASEEVFVHVTPTEAAGATTDDEPANWVSFTHNDPSLFLEEADVRNW from the coding sequence ATGACGACAACCGACGACGCCTCGCGGTGGACGGAACTCCTCGAGGACGCGGCGGCCATCGCCGAGGAATTTCGGGACAACGGCTGGGACGCCGTCGTGTTGGAACCCGAGGCCGTCGCCCCGATCGACTGCGAGGAACGGACCGGCTTCGACGTCGGCGTCTCCGACGAGGAGTACGACCTCGTCGAGTCCCTGATCGACGGGGGGGACGTGACCGTCACCGCGGCCGACGTCTACTACCGCCCGCCCGAGTCGGGCGACGAGGGGCGGATCGCGCTCGTCGTCGAGCGCGACGAGAATACCGAAACCGCCGTTTTCGTCCCGTTGCGGTACGATCTCGAGGACGAGGCGACCCGATCGGTGTTCGAAACGGCGCTCGCGTCGGAAGAGGTGTTCGTTCACGTGACGCCGACCGAAGCGGCCGGGGCGACGACCGACGACGAACCCGCAAACTGGGTCAGTTTCACCCACAACGACCCGTCGCTGTTTCTCGAGGAAGCCGACGTGCGAAACTGGTAG
- a CDS encoding cysteine hydrolase family protein produces MHLEPDSTAVVVVDMQNGFCHPDGSLYAPGSEAVIEPIADLVERGREVGAQVIFTRDVHPPEQFEDAHYYDEFDQWGEHVLEGSWDAEIVDELPVEEADHVVEKHTYDAFHNTELEGWLNARGIDDLVICGTLANVCVLHTAGSAGVRDFRPIMVEDCIGAIEDEHKEYAIDHAGWLFGEVREMDDLEFASA; encoded by the coding sequence ATGCACCTCGAGCCAGACAGCACGGCGGTCGTGGTCGTCGACATGCAAAACGGGTTCTGTCACCCCGACGGCTCGCTGTACGCGCCCGGCAGCGAGGCGGTGATCGAGCCGATCGCCGACCTCGTCGAGCGGGGCCGGGAGGTCGGCGCGCAGGTGATCTTCACGCGGGACGTCCACCCGCCCGAGCAGTTCGAGGACGCCCACTACTACGACGAGTTCGACCAGTGGGGCGAACACGTCCTCGAGGGCTCCTGGGATGCCGAGATCGTCGACGAACTGCCCGTCGAGGAGGCAGACCACGTCGTCGAGAAACACACCTACGACGCCTTCCACAACACCGAACTCGAGGGCTGGCTGAACGCCCGCGGGATCGACGACCTCGTCATCTGCGGCACGCTCGCGAACGTCTGCGTGCTCCACACCGCCGGCAGCGCCGGCGTACGGGACTTCCGGCCGATCATGGTCGAAGACTGCATCGGCGCCATCGAGGACGAACACAAGGAGTACGCCATCGACCACGCCGGCTGGCTGTTCGGCGAGGTCCGCGAGATGGACGACCTCGAGTTCGCGAGCGCGTGA
- a CDS encoding PaaI family thioesterase produces MTDDMRTVMERFDDLEEMIQYFIDEHQEFLSWIGTRVDDVGDGTMTLSLPYDEKLSNTRPDTGPDERADIHGGIAATLIDTAGGLVLRTKLDEPFGARIATINLNVNYLRPATGDLSATADVIRVGGSVGVSEITVESTGPDGETKEVATGQGAFRIFRPERE; encoded by the coding sequence ATGACCGACGACATGCGGACGGTGATGGAGCGGTTCGACGACCTCGAGGAGATGATCCAGTACTTCATCGACGAACACCAGGAGTTCCTCTCGTGGATCGGGACGCGCGTCGACGACGTCGGCGACGGGACGATGACGCTCTCGCTGCCCTACGACGAGAAACTGAGCAACACGCGGCCGGATACCGGACCGGACGAGCGAGCCGACATCCACGGCGGCATCGCCGCGACGCTGATCGACACGGCCGGAGGACTCGTGCTCCGAACGAAACTGGACGAGCCGTTCGGGGCCCGGATCGCGACGATCAACCTGAACGTCAACTACCTCCGGCCCGCGACGGGCGATCTGTCGGCGACGGCGGACGTGATCAGGGTCGGCGGCAGCGTCGGCGTCAGCGAAATCACCGTCGAGAGCACCGGCCCCGACGGCGAAACCAAAGAGGTCGCGACTGGACAGGGCGCGTTCCGCATCTTCCGACCGGAGCGGGAGTGA